The window GTACTTTTTCATTGTCTTTTATACAAAATGAGTTAGTTTCAAAAAAAAGATGAATGACAGGGTTTTGCTAGCTCCGGGGCCTTCCCCATTAGGGCAGCTTTACGACACGGACACTTTGGCTACGGGTGGGTGTTTGGACCCGCAGTACGTACACGCCCCTACCAATCCCAAGGTGCAGAGAAATAGACTGTTGTACCTGTGCCAGCTCGAAGCGCTGGGTATCGATCACTTGACCCGTGAGGTCCACCAGCTGAGCAAGTAGCACCTTTCCCTGGGCACCTCGGACGTG is drawn from Rudanella lutea DSM 19387 and contains these coding sequences:
- a CDS encoding T9SS type A sorting domain-containing protein — its product is RQNGVEGTPVVFDFGAFCSRPARVATETAPELEVVVLGNPVPGERVDAHVRGAQGKVLLAQLVDLTGQVIDTQRFELAQVQQSISLHLGIGRGVYVLRVQTPTRSQSVRVVKLP